TGCGAAAATTAACGGGATTTACGCCCCTTTTACGCGCAGGAAAAGGACTAGAAGATATTTTTCAGGAACTTCTCGGAGATATGGGTCTAGAAATTTTTCCTGCTGTGCAGATGCTGCGTTTTGATTGTAGCTGCTCTTTTGAACGGGTCTTAGGAGCTTTAAAATTCCTCGGGGTCGATGAATTAAAAGACATCATCGAAAAAGATAAACAAGCGGAAGCCGTCTGTGAGTTTTGTCGGGAAGTGTATAATGCCAACGAGACACAATTAATCGAATTAGTCGAGTCTCTACAGGCTGAATCTTGCTGAGAAGTTGGGCAATGAGCGCCATTAGGGTAAAATCTATCTAAAATATCTGCCGGGGAGTTGTGAATGTCTAAAGGAAAAGAATTAACCGAAAATCTAGTCAAACGAGAATCGATTGACTCCCTGACTCGTTGGCCTGAGAAAACTAAGTCTTTTCTTTTTCTCTTTTGGTACCGATACCAGCATCGTTTCACTTGGAAAGTTTGGGCGGCTTTATTTGTCGTGGTCTTTGGCAGTGTTGGCTTTCTCGCCACTTGGCAGTTATTAAATATGCAGAAGTCGCCCAATTGCCCAAAAATCTTCTGGCCCATCGCTTCTGCGTCCCTGCGTCTCTACTGCGCTCAACTTTCCGCCGATAGTCGCACCGTGGCAGGTTTACTCGAGGCAATTGCCCTAGTGGAAGCTTTACCCGATGACCATCCCCTGCGATCGCAAGTTAATCAACAGGTGGAAGAATGGGCGCGAGATATCCTGAATTTGGCTGAAAAAGACTATCAAGCGGGAAATTTAAGGCAAGCGATCGCTAAAGCCCGTCAAATCCCCGATAATATGGCAGTAGCGGCAATTATTGAAGAAAGAATCGCTAAGTGGCAAGGAACCTGGACGGAAGGCAACGAGATATTAAGCAAACTAGAGGAAAATCTCCGCGCTTCCAACTGGAATCAATCTTTCCGTCTAGCGGTGGATTTATTGAACTTAAATAACGAATATTGGGCAACGGTTAAATATAATGAAGCGATCGCTAAAATTACCGTCGCCCGGGAAGATAGTAGTAAATTAGATAATGCCTTTAATCTCTTTGCCCGGGGCGGTCTCGACAATTGGTTCAAAGTCATCGAAGAAGCTAGAAAAATTCAAGCCAGCAGTTATGCCTATCAGGAGGCAGAAAAATTAATCGGGAAAACCGAAGATAAACTGCAAGAATATGCCGAAAGATTAATTGAGCGGAAGCAATGGCAAGCTCTTCGGGATTTGGCTAACCAAACCCCCAAAGACCTCAAAATTAAAGAAGATGTCACCGATTGGTCTCTCTTGTCCACAGCGGCCTTGGATGCGGAAGCCGGCACGGTGGAGGGATTGGAAGCTGGCATACTGGGACTAGAACAAATCGACCCTTCTCGACCCCTCCATCAAACGGCCCTAGGCATGAGGGAACGCTGGCAGTTACAGGTACAGGATCTAAGAATACTGTCTGAGGCTAGAGATTTAGCACAAGCAGGGACGATCGAGCAGTATAGCGCCGCGATCGCGAAAGCGGGCGAGGTTCCCCGGAATAACCCCCTCTGGTCGCAAGCACAGCAGGAAATTGGCTCTTGGAATCGTCAAATACAAGTCATTGAAGACCGACCGATTTTAGAACGCGCGCGGGAAATAGCTCTCCCTGGCGATATTAACTCCCTCAGTAACGCTATTATTCAGGCGCGAGCCATCGCTAACAATCGGGTCCTATACAGAGATGCTCAACGGGAAATTCGCGACTGGCAAGCGCGGATTGAACGCATGGAGGATCAACCCATTTTAGATCAGGCTCAAGCTTTGGCCAATCTCAAAGACTATAGCACGGCGATCGAAACTGCCAATCAAATTCCCCCCGGTCGCGCTCTTTCCGGGGAAGCATCCCAAAATATCCGTCGTTGGCGCCGAGAATTGCGGGCCAGTCAAAATCTCCAACAGGCTAATCAATTAGCGGCGACGGGAACCGCAGAAGGTTTAACCCGGGCGATTGCTTTAGTTACCAATATTTCCACTAAAACCGATGCGGGTGTGCAACGGAGTGAATTGCTGGAACGTTGGAGTTATCAGCTTTTGTCTTTAGCCACGGCCCAAGCTAATAATGGCCGTTATCTGGAAGCTATTCGCCTTGCTGAATCCGTATCCCCAGAAAGTACCGCTTACAGTTCGGCTCGCTCCCAAATGCAAGGCTGGCGCAATATTCTCCAACCTCCGGCCCCACCGCCAATAGTTGAATCGACTCCCCTTTCCCCAGAGTCCCCGATAGAAGCACCGAGTCCGGGTCAATAATCAGTTTTAGGGGCTGTTTTTGCTGTGGATTGCCCCTAAGAAAGTCCCTCATCCCCGGAAAGATGAGAGACTTAACAAATTGCCTAACCGAACTCAATTTAAAATCGATCGAAGTCAATCTAACACGGTTTTTTGCGGTAGAACAGTTTAGCTACCGATGCTAACAATATCTGTGACATTGGCTCAGAAAAAGTTACTTTTTTCCTAACCAAAAATCCTTGACAAGATCGTGTAATTATGCTAGGTTCCATCAAGTCCCCTCCCACCTCTCGGTATCTACTCCTTTGACAGGAAAAAAGCTGTAATGACAAATAATAGCTTTTTAGAGCTATTATCAGGGTTTTATACCGAGAAAAGTCCCTGTTTACTTGATAAAGAAAACTTGACAAACTTATATAATAATGCTTGGTAGTGAAGCTTCTCAATAATTGATCCCCCATGACTTGGTTATATAAAACCCCCGGTATTCCCGATGAACTGTTTGAACGTTTGCCCGGGATTCCCTTGAGTAAACGCGAGGTGAGATTATTGATGATTTCCGCTTTGAGGTTAGGAGATGGGGGGGTTTTCTGGGATATCGGCGCAGGAACCGGCACTATTCCCGTTGAAATTGGCTTATTATGTCCCAATAGTCCGATTATTGCCATTGAAAGAGATGAAGAAGTGGCCAGTTTAATCCGCCGTAATTGCGATCGCTTTGGGGTTAAAAATGTTACGGTTTTTGAAGGCAGCGCCCCGGATTGTCTGCCCAATATATCCCTCGCACCCGATCGCGTCTGTATCGAGGGCGGCAAACCGATTAAATCAGTCCTGCAAGA
This Microcystis wesenbergii NRERC-220 DNA region includes the following protein-coding sequences:
- a CDS encoding chromosome segregation ATPase: MSKGKELTENLVKRESIDSLTRWPEKTKSFLFLFWYRYQHRFTWKVWAALFVVVFGSVGFLATWQLLNMQKSPNCPKIFWPIASASLRLYCAQLSADSRTVAGLLEAIALVEALPDDHPLRSQVNQQVEEWARDILNLAEKDYQAGNLRQAIAKARQIPDNMAVAAIIEERIAKWQGTWTEGNEILSKLEENLRASNWNQSFRLAVDLLNLNNEYWATVKYNEAIAKITVAREDSSKLDNAFNLFARGGLDNWFKVIEEARKIQASSYAYQEAEKLIGKTEDKLQEYAERLIERKQWQALRDLANQTPKDLKIKEDVTDWSLLSTAALDAEAGTVEGLEAGILGLEQIDPSRPLHQTALGMRERWQLQVQDLRILSEARDLAQAGTIEQYSAAIAKAGEVPRNNPLWSQAQQEIGSWNRQIQVIEDRPILERAREIALPGDINSLSNAIIQARAIANNRVLYRDAQREIRDWQARIERMEDQPILDQAQALANLKDYSTAIETANQIPPGRALSGEASQNIRRWRRELRASQNLQQANQLAATGTAEGLTRAIALVTNISTKTDAGVQRSELLERWSYQLLSLATAQANNGRYLEAIRLAESVSPESTAYSSARSQMQGWRNILQPPAPPPIVESTPLSPESPIEAPSPGQ
- the cbiT gene encoding precorrin-6Y C5,15-methyltransferase subunit CbiT, which translates into the protein MTWLYKTPGIPDELFERLPGIPLSKREVRLLMISALRLGDGGVFWDIGAGTGTIPVEIGLLCPNSPIIAIERDEEVASLIRRNCDRFGVKNVTVFEGSAPDCLPNISLAPDRVCIEGGKPIKSVLQEVWQYLKPNGRIVATANNLETLYQFSEGFSNLQARNIEIVQAAVNRLETRGIHQVFAAVDPMFILSGDKL